In Zunongwangia sp. HGR-M22, the sequence TATTTTAAATTCTGATGATTTTTTTCATTCTGAAAAAACTATCGAAAAAATAGCAAAAGCTTTTGAAGTTTCTGGTAGTGATCTAGTATACGGGAAAGGCGTATTTGTGAGCAAAGAAAACCCAGATGTAATTAAAAGAATCTATCCTTCTAATCCTTTTAAGAATACTCATTTACTTTTTGGATGGATTCCATTACATCCTACAATTTATGTGAAGAGGAAGATATATGAAGAATATGGCTTATACAATAAAAATTACTCTATAGCCGGTGATTACGATATATCTTTGAGATGGTTTAAAAATCAGCAAATTGAAAAATTTTATCTAAAGGACTGGATAGTAAAAATGAGGTTAGGAGGGAAAAGTACAACTCTGGCTTTACAGAAAAAAAAATCATCTGAAGATATTAAGATTATTAAATATCATAAACTCGCAGGGTATTTAACACTTATGTTTAAAATTGGTAGAAAGATCCCACACCATCTTATTCCTAGAATGGTAGACGCCAAAAATTTATATCGTTGGTTCTAAAATTAGGAATCAAAACATAATTAACCTTTAAATAAATAGTAATGAAACTAGCAGCAAATTCATTTATTTTATTGGTAACAGTTATGCTTTCCTTTTCTTCCTGTGTTTCACGCAGAAAAATTGCGTATTTGCAAGGAGAAGGTGAGCAAAATTTAGACCTAGAAAATAACGTAAAAATTAAACCCGATGATGTCTTGACCATACGGGTATCTACGGAAGAACCAGATGCGGCAATTCCGTTTAACTTGATTAAATCTGCAGGCCAAACCGGAATTCCGGGAAATATCGAATTAGAAACCTACTTGGTCTCTAATGAAGGAAATATAATTTTTCCTGTGGTTGGTGAAATTAAAGTCACGAACTTGACAAATATCGAACTAGCCGAACGAATTAAAACTAAAATCAGCGACTATGTTAAAGATGCCATCGTAAATGTGCGTATTCTTAATTTTAAAATAAGTGTTTTAGGAGAAGTAAATAGTCCTGGTACATTTGTTATTGAAGATGATCATATTACCCTGCCACAAGCATTAGGATTAGCCGGCGATATGACGATTTATGGTAAACGAAAAAATATCCTAGTAGCAAGGCAAATTAAAGGGAAACAGGTAAGAAAGTATGTGGATTTGCGTGATGCTGATGTAGTAAGTTCACCTTATTATTACCTTCAGCAAAATGATATTGTATATGTAGAACCCGTGGGTGCAAGAAGACAGTCAGCTAGTTTTCTTGGTACGGCTTCCAGCTATCTATCATTAGCTTCCGTAATTATTTCAACAATTGTTTTGATAACTAATAATTAAATTTTGGTCATTATGAATAACAATATTAAAAGTAATCACCAGAAAAAAATTGGTTCTGAAATAAAAAAATACACCAAATTTTGGTATTGGTTTATACTAGCTTTAATTATTACTTTGAGTGGCGCATATTTTTATTTAAAATATTCTACGCCGATCTATAAGGCAACAGCAAGCATTATTATAAAAAATGATGCTTCACAAGGAAATTCTGAAGCAGCTTATGGAATTAACGATGCTAGTTTATTCGGACTAGGATCGCAAAAGATAGAGAGTGAAGTTTCTATTTTAAAATCAAGACACTTAATGAAGAAAGTGGTTAAGGCGCTTCACTTAAATATTTCATATGCTATTGAGGGTAGGTTTCGCACTATAGAATTATATGATGATAAGCCGTTTACAGTGAAAATGTTGACATATGATCCTAAAAAACTTAATATATATTCCAATCAATTTAGCATTACTTATTTAGGGAATAATGAATTTAAAATTTTAGATCGTAAGGACTTAAAAGAATATAGAGTAAAGAGTAACGAGCCTATTGATATTGGCTTTTCAAAGATTATTCTTACGAATCCAAAATCTGGTGGACTGAATTTGCCGGTAGATGTAAATTTTAATTCAATGGAATCTGTAGCCGCTAACTACGGTAATAAAGTAGCACTAATGCAAGGTGAAAATAGCTCGAACGTGATAAGGTTTGAACTTGCAGATGCCGTTCCAAACAGAGCCAAACATGTTTTAGATCAACTCATTTTAGAATATAATAAGGATGCTATTGAAGATAAAAATTTAATTGCTGAAAATACGGCGAGTTTTATAAATGAGCGTTTAATGATTATCAATACCGAATTAGATTCCGTAGAAACGGGAAAAGTAGAATTTAAGAAAGAGAATCGTCTAACCGATTTATCATCGGAGTCTGAAATGTTTGTTCAAAATGCAAGTGAATACAGTAAACGAAAACAAGAAATAGGAACTCAGCTAGAATTAGTTAATACTATTTTACAATTTTTAGCTTCCACCGATAATGATGATTTAATTCCTGCAAATCTAGGACTTGAAGCTAATGCTGTAAATCAACAAATTTCAGAATATAATACATCGATTCTAGACCGCAACAGATTATTAAACAGTTCTACGGAAAAGAATCCTATGGTAAAAAGGATTAATGATAATATAGTTCAGATTAAATATAATATAATTCAATCTTTAAAGCAGTCTAGATCCAGTCTTCAAATTTCTTTACATGATTTACGAAGACAATCATATAATATTAATTCTAAGATTTCAGAAATTCCTCTTCAGGAGAAGCAAAATAGAGGTATAGAAAGACAGCAGAAAATAAAGGAATCTTTATATTTATACTTATTGCAAAAAAGGGAAGAAAATACATTAGCTTTAGCCGTAACAGAACCCAAAGCAAAAGTTGTAGACGAAGCTTATAGCACGGGCATTCCTGTAGCTCCCAATCCTAGAAGTATTTTTTTGGGATCAATTTTATTAGGTTTGCTAGTGCCTTTTTCGATTATTTTTGCTTCTCAGACGTTAGATGGAAAGGTTAGAAGTAAACAAGATTTACAAGAGTATTTGTCTGCTGAAATTCCGTTAATTGCTGAAATTCCAACTTTGGGAAGGTTAAAAAAGAATTTTTTGATACAGCGCAAAGATAGATCTGTATTAGCGGAATCTTTTAGGATTTTAATGACAAATTTAAATGCCTATTTAAAAAAGACATTTGATAATCAAAACTCAAAAGTGATTCTTCTAACATCTTCATCTAAAGGAGAAGGAAAAACCTTCACTACTATAAACCTTGGGATTACCCTTGCTAATAGTAAAAAGCGCGTTTTAATAATTGGAGCAGATCTAAGGAATCCACAGTTACAAAGATATACAGATGATCCTAAAAATTTTATTGGATTAAGTGAATACCTTTCAGATAATGCGACCGTTGATGATATTGTAAGAAAACCAAGTTTTCATCAAGATCTAGATATAATCTACTCGGGAAGCATTCCTCATAATCCGGTTGAAATATTAAGAGAGGACAAATTACGAACGCTTTTTGATCACGTTCGAGCTACATATGATTTTATTCTAGTAGATACCGCTCCATTAATGTTGGTAGCAGATACAGCTATTCTTAGTGAATTTTCAGATCTTACTTTATACCTAATAAAGGCAGGAAGTACAAAGAAAGAAAGTTTAGATTTTATTCAGGATGCCAATGATGGTACTTTACAGAATATCTGTTGTGTATTAAATTGTGTCCAATTTGCTAATTTAAGATACGGCAACAAGTATGGATATGGTTACGGAGAAAAAAGAAGAAAGGTAACACCTGAAATTAAAAAGGAAACGGCTAATATGATTTCATGACAAAATATAGAGTTATATTTTAGCTCAATTTCAGCTTTAAATAATATAAAATACGGTTTTGAGAATTGCTTACAAAAAAATGAAATAAGCATTTTACAATGAACTGTTATCGAGAGTTAAGTTTCAAAAGTTTGAGCGTTAGATATTTTATCTATTTTAAAAATTTTGCTGCTAGCGATGTTAGCCCCTTAGGAAAGTACTTAGTACCGACTGAAGGGGCTTTTTTATTTATTCCCTAATTTCAGGAATTTTATCTATATACATTTTTTGATAGTTGGGTTTCATCATACCACTTTCCCCAATTTGTTTAAAATTAAAACTGTTAGTAGAAAATCTTTTAGACCGTACGCTTGTTCTCCCAAGTATCTCATCAATTGCTCTTGCAAGAAATGGTTCTTCAGGATCGCCTAAAATTCCTAAATTACCTAGCTCTTCTTCTATAAAAATGTCTGGAGTAAGGCCATCAACAAAATCGGTATATCCATCAGCATTAGCCATTTTTAAAACTAAAGGTTGCATGGCGTAGGTATGCTCTTCACTTCGGTTTTCTTTACCAAAGCTAGGACTGTCGTAAAGTGTGATAGAAGCCTGAAATTTACCAGTTGTTTGTCCACCAATTTGAACTACATTAATATGCGGACTTAAGCCATTTATAATTAATTCGCTAGCTGAAGCTGTAGATCCTGTGGTGAGAATATACACTTCATTTAGATTTAAACTATTAATGCTCTCTCCAGAATTTAATTGTGAGTCGAACTCATTAATCAATCGGTCCGGTGCAAAATTTTCGTAGTAGTTCTGGTAATCTTCATTCCACCTTTCCTTTGCAAATATCTTTCCTTCAAACTGGCCGGTAATCATACTTGCTAAAGCGGTAGCCGTATTTACAGATCCACCGCCATTGTAACGAAGATCTAATATTAAGTCTGTTACTCCCTCAGACTTCAACTCTGCAAAGGCCGCATTTAACTCTTCATCAAAATTCGCTATAAAACTATTATACATTAGATAGCCAATCTTTCGATTTTCAATCTCTAATACTTTAGTGATAAAAACGGGATTCATTGTATAGGGATCGTCAGATAGGGTTGCAGTCTCATCTGTTAACTGGAGTGCTCCATTTTCTACATAGGCTATATCGATAGTAAACGTTTCTCTTGAAAGTAAATCAAAGTAATTAGCTTCAGTGAGTGCAATTCCGTCAACTTCGGTAAAAATAGTACCACGTTCAAGACCGGCTTTTTCGGCTGAAGTGCCGGGTAAGATGTATCTTATAAATCCAAAAAGATTGTTTGTTCCACTTATTCGCCCTAGACCAAAGTCTATACCTGTAGCGCCACTAATCCCATCGAATTGATCTTCCAGTTCCTGATAATCATCGACTATGTAACTAAATCTATCCTGATTAGATAGTAATGAGTTAAAAAGTCCTTCAGGAGAATTAAAGTTGTTTAAAAAATTCTTTTCTTCTTCATCATTTTGAAAAAAATCATCATCAAGTTCTACAACATCAGATTTGTATAAGTATACATCGTTTAAGCCGCGATAAATAAAACTTTTTATTTGAAGATCAGTATTTACCTCTTCATCTATAACATCCCCATCATCGACTTCTGGTTCGGGATCTTCGTTTTTATCTTTTACTTCAACCAGATCTTCTTCAATATCGTCGCTAGAGCAAGCATTAAATGCAAATATGCTTCCTAGAAACCATATTATTAAAAAGTATTTTTTCATAGAGTTAACTCTTAATATTTTTAAAATTATCAGTAATTGTGCCATCATTTTATCTTCTATACAATTATATACGTTAAAACTAATACTTTGGTTGTCTTTTAGTTGTAGATGCTGAAAAAAGAATTTTCAAGAAATATATAATTATTGTGATGAATCTTTCAAGAGTATTACTATAATTTCTTTTTAAGCAAACGAATTTATATTAAGAATGAATACTTAATAATTCTATTAGTAGGTTTTAGTTGACAAGATAAAGGTTTATTTTTTTTAAAGCGGTTTTTTACTGCATGGATATAATTGCCTAGAATATGGATTTTTTTGTCAAATATTTCAATAAGTATTTGTAAATAAGTTTTTTATGTTCTTCAATATACATGCTTTTTTCGTTTTTTGATTAATATTTACAACGTTATAGTTTAGTGTTATTTTCTATGTTTTTGATCATTTTGTCCATTAGTTGAAAGCAATACGTGGGTAATTTTACTTCTCGAATTACTTAATTAATGTTAACAATTAACTAAATAAATGATAATGGAAAAACTTAAACTATTATTAATTGTCATATTACTTGGTATTGCTACTCCTGGAATTGCGCAGGAGACGGTAACAGGTATTGTTACAGATGCTAATGATATTCCTATTCCCGGAGTAAATGTTATTCGTGAAGGAACCACTGTAGGTGCGGTTACTGATTTTGATGGTAATTTTTCTATCGAAGTTTACGAAAACGATATCTTAACTTTTAGTTTCTTGGGTTATAAGTCTTCTCAAGTTACATACACAGGGCAGGAAACAATAAATGTACAACTAGAAGAAGATAGTGCAGAGCTAGAAGAAGTAGTTGTTATTGGTTATGGTACCGTAAAAAGAAAGGATTTAACGGGATCTGTAGCATCAGTCGGCGCTAAAGATATTGAAAAAGCTAATAAAGTAGATGCGGTATCTGCATTGCAAGGACAAGCACCGGGTGTGGTGGTTCAACGAACAGATAATAAACCAGGATCTGGTGGTTTTAATATTCGAATAAGAGGAGCTAGTACCATAAATTCTAGCGAGACGGCTAGTGGTGGTGGATTTAATCCTGGTCAAAACCCATTGTTTATTGTGGATGGAATATTTGTAGATGATATTTCTTTTTTGAATCCTGCCGATATAAGTAGCATGGATATTTTGAAAGATGCTTCAGCTACAGCAATATATGGCTCTAGAGGTAGTAACGGAGTCGTTTTAATTGAAACTAAAAGAGGGAAAAACGGAGAGTTAAAGATCGATTATAGCGGATATGTAGGATTTAGAGAAGCCTATAATTTGCCTCCGGTTTACGATGGTCCAGGTTATGTTGAGTTATTGAGAGATGTAGCAGTAGGACAGGTTTTTGCCAGTAATGACGGTGACTTGAGTACACGACGTAATGATGTAGATATTTCAGATTATCTAGATGAACAAGAACTTCAGAACATAAACGATGGTGTAAGTACAGATTATGTAGATCTATTACTTAAAAAAGGATTTCAAACCAATCACACTATTAATTTAAGTGGAGGTACAGAAAAAACAACTTATTCTGCCGGTCTGGCTTATACGCTAGATGAAGGGAATTTTGAAGGAGAAGACTTCAATCGGTATAATGTTCGGGCTAGTTTAAATAGCGATCTAGCAGATTGGTTAAATATCAGTTTGAGCAATTACTTAACTTCAGCAAAGCAAAATGCGGGAAGTAATGAGGCGTTTAGAAGTGCTTATCGCTTAAAACCCATAGGAAGACCTTACAACGAAGATGGTTCACTTCGATTTAGACCAATCGAAAAAGAAACACAGATAACAAATCCATTATTCGATGTTCAGAATGAAATAAGAGAAACTCGATTTTTACAATATATAGGAGATATTGCCTTAAAGATCGAGCCTTTAGAAAATCTAATGCTGACTACAAAATTTTCTCCAAACATTAAATATCAGCGTTATGGAGAATATCGCGGACTATATACAAAAAGTAGTAGTGGAAACGTAGCGAATAGAAGAGCCCAAGTAGATAATTCAAACTACTTCTCTTATTCATGGGATAATATTTTAAATTATGATTTTGAAAGTGGCGTGCATGCCTTTAAGTTTACTGGTGTAGTTTCCCGTTTTATGGAACGATCTGAAGGTTATTACAACCAGGTACGTAATTTTACTACAGACGAGTATAGCTTTTATAACTTAGGAGCTGGTTTAGATATTAGAGATCTTTCGAGTGGTTTTTCTAAACAAACTTTAGAATCATATACGGGAAGAATTAATTATACTTTAGCAGACAAATATTTATTTACAGCCACAGGTCGTTATGATGGTTCTTCCATACTTTCTGCCGATAACAAATGGGCCTTTTTCCCTTCAGCAGCTTTTGCATGGCAGGTTATAGATGAGAACTTTATGCAAGAGCAAAATGTTTTTTCTAACGCTAAACTAAGAGTGAGTTATGGACAAACGGGGAATAATGGTTCTGGTGGAGGTTTAGCGCCGTTGGCATCTCAGTCCTTATTAGGTGCAAGTGCTACTAACTTGGGAGATGCTTCTGTTTCTACGGCATATTTAACCGGATTAGCAAATCAGGATTTAACTTGGGAACGCACAACAGAAATCAATCTTGGTATCGATTTTGGATTTTTGAATAATAGAATTTCAGGTTCTATCGACTTATATGAAAGAAAAAATACCGATATCATATTTTATACTCCGCTTCCTAGTGTTACTGGATATGGAGGAACATATGATAACGTAGGTGAATCTACCAACCGCGGTATAGAAATAGCTTTAAATACTACCAATATTAATAGCGAAGACTTCAGATGGACGACCAACTTCAATTTTGCATCGAATAAAAATACCTTAGATAAACTTTACGGAGGTTTGGATGAAATCATTTTTAATGTGAATGGAACCAATCTTATTCACCGTGTAGGTGAACCAATAGGAGCAGTTTATGATTATGAGTATGATGGAATTTGGCAATTAGATGAGGTTGAAGAAGCAGCTGTTTATGGGCAACGTCCAGGGCAGGTAAGAGTAACCGATGTTAACGGAGACGGAGAAATTACACCTGATGAGGATCGTAAAGTTATAGGCCAGGTAACGCCAAAATGGACAGGTGGTATCACTAGCAATATGACTTTCAAGAATTTTGATTTTGGGTTCTTGATCAACATCAGTCAGGGTAGTACTTATAGAAGTGTATTTCACAGTAATTACGCTTGGGGATATGCCGATCAACCTTCTCGATTATTTAACGGCTATAGAACTGATTATTGGACTCCAGAAAATCCAACTAACGATTGGTATCAGCCAGGGAATGGTGGTATTTATCAAGGTGCAGCACATTATATGGATGTTTCTTTCGTAAAAGTAGGATATATGACTTTGGGATATACGCTACCTAGCGATTTACTTGAAAAAATAGGTGTAAGAAGTCTGCGCATATATGGAACTGTTCAAAATCCTTTTGTTTTTAGCGATTACGATGGATGGGATCCAGAGAATGCTGGTCGAAATCAATACGGTGCTGCGTTTATGGCGCGTACTTATATGACAGGGATAAACCTTACATTTTAAAAATTATAAAATATATTGAAAATGAGATATTTTAACTATAAAGCGATTGTACTGCTTATATCTTTAGGAGCAGTAAGTATTGGCTGCGATAGCTATTTAGAAGAAGAGAATAATACCTCTCTAAGTATCGAAACAGCAAATACAGATCCAGAGACTTTCAATCAATTGGTAGCTTCAGTTTACGAAAGAGCGAGAGAAACAACTACGGTTTATACCTCAGATCTTTATTATGCTTTAGAAGATCTAGGTACAGATATCGTTACACGTAATACTCCTATTACCGGGACTAGTGATCTAAATGATTACGTCAATTTCAATTCTCTCAATTGGGCGGTTGGTGTATATTGGGCTAACCAATATAGCGTTATCGCTGCAGCTAATTTAGCAATAGATGATGCCCCGCTTATATTAGATGTACCAGAGGATGAAAAAACAAAAGGTCTTGCTGAAGTTAAGTTTTTTAGAGCAATGGCTTATTTTAAGCTTGTAGAAAATTACGGAGGGGTACCATTAGTGCTGAATGCAGTAACTGATATATCTACAGATTACCCGCGTAATACTGAAGAAGAAGTTTATAACCAAATATTAATGGATCTTGAAGAAGCTCTGGCAGGAGTTCCCGAAAGTACAGAAGTTTATGGTCGTCTTACTAAGGATGCCGTTAGACATTTTATGTCTAAAGTATTACTTACTAAGGGCTACAAATCTTTTGGGGATGATAATGATTTTACTCAGGCAGCTGCCTATGCTGAAACTGTAATTAATAATCACCAACTTGTTTCTTCATTTCAGAGCTTGGTAAGCATAGAAAATCAAAGGAATTCAGAAGTGATTTTTTCCTACCTATTTGGAGGAAATGCAGTATCTAGGGGATGGGGTAATTCAAAACATATGTTATATAAGTTTCGATTTTTTGATTATCCGGGGTTAACCAGAAGTGTAAAAGGTTTAGGCCCAATGCCAACCCCATTTTTCTATAGTCTTTTTTCTGAAGAGGATGAGCGTGCAGCAGCAACATACAAAAGAGTTTTATACGCTACCGAAGAAGATGTAGCAGAAGTAAATGATACTGAAGTTAATATTGCAGTTGGAGATACTGCTATATATTTTCCAAAAACAGCGTGGACACAAGCTGAAATTGATGCCGTACCTTATGCTGTAATCAATCCGGGGACTTACTTCAAAAATGATGGCGTAACACCAGTACACTATCCAATGT encodes:
- a CDS encoding SusC/RagA family TonB-linked outer membrane protein, with product MEKLKLLLIVILLGIATPGIAQETVTGIVTDANDIPIPGVNVIREGTTVGAVTDFDGNFSIEVYENDILTFSFLGYKSSQVTYTGQETINVQLEEDSAELEEVVVIGYGTVKRKDLTGSVASVGAKDIEKANKVDAVSALQGQAPGVVVQRTDNKPGSGGFNIRIRGASTINSSETASGGGFNPGQNPLFIVDGIFVDDISFLNPADISSMDILKDASATAIYGSRGSNGVVLIETKRGKNGELKIDYSGYVGFREAYNLPPVYDGPGYVELLRDVAVGQVFASNDGDLSTRRNDVDISDYLDEQELQNINDGVSTDYVDLLLKKGFQTNHTINLSGGTEKTTYSAGLAYTLDEGNFEGEDFNRYNVRASLNSDLADWLNISLSNYLTSAKQNAGSNEAFRSAYRLKPIGRPYNEDGSLRFRPIEKETQITNPLFDVQNEIRETRFLQYIGDIALKIEPLENLMLTTKFSPNIKYQRYGEYRGLYTKSSSGNVANRRAQVDNSNYFSYSWDNILNYDFESGVHAFKFTGVVSRFMERSEGYYNQVRNFTTDEYSFYNLGAGLDIRDLSSGFSKQTLESYTGRINYTLADKYLFTATGRYDGSSILSADNKWAFFPSAAFAWQVIDENFMQEQNVFSNAKLRVSYGQTGNNGSGGGLAPLASQSLLGASATNLGDASVSTAYLTGLANQDLTWERTTEINLGIDFGFLNNRISGSIDLYERKNTDIIFYTPLPSVTGYGGTYDNVGESTNRGIEIALNTTNINSEDFRWTTNFNFASNKNTLDKLYGGLDEIIFNVNGTNLIHRVGEPIGAVYDYEYDGIWQLDEVEEAAVYGQRPGQVRVTDVNGDGEITPDEDRKVIGQVTPKWTGGITSNMTFKNFDFGFLINISQGSTYRSVFHSNYAWGYADQPSRLFNGYRTDYWTPENPTNDWYQPGNGGIYQGAAHYMDVSFVKVGYMTLGYTLPSDLLEKIGVRSLRIYGTVQNPFVFSDYDGWDPENAGRNQYGAAFMARTYMTGINLTF
- a CDS encoding polysaccharide biosynthesis/export family protein encodes the protein MKLAANSFILLVTVMLSFSSCVSRRKIAYLQGEGEQNLDLENNVKIKPDDVLTIRVSTEEPDAAIPFNLIKSAGQTGIPGNIELETYLVSNEGNIIFPVVGEIKVTNLTNIELAERIKTKISDYVKDAIVNVRILNFKISVLGEVNSPGTFVIEDDHITLPQALGLAGDMTIYGKRKNILVARQIKGKQVRKYVDLRDADVVSSPYYYLQQNDIVYVEPVGARRQSASFLGTASSYLSLASVIISTIVLITNN
- a CDS encoding glycosyltransferase family 2 protein — encoded protein: MKISIITVVYNNEDTITECIESVLNQTYHNIEYIIIDGNSTDGTQEKIKPYLSRIDCYISESDSGIFDAYNKGIERATGDVVGILNSDDFFHSEKTIEKIAKAFEVSGSDLVYGKGVFVSKENPDVIKRIYPSNPFKNTHLLFGWIPLHPTIYVKRKIYEEYGLYNKNYSIAGDYDISLRWFKNQQIEKFYLKDWIVKMRLGGKSTTLALQKKKSSEDIKIIKYHKLAGYLTLMFKIGRKIPHHLIPRMVDAKNLYRWF
- a CDS encoding S41 family peptidase, translating into MKKYFLIIWFLGSIFAFNACSSDDIEEDLVEVKDKNEDPEPEVDDGDVIDEEVNTDLQIKSFIYRGLNDVYLYKSDVVELDDDFFQNDEEEKNFLNNFNSPEGLFNSLLSNQDRFSYIVDDYQELEDQFDGISGATGIDFGLGRISGTNNLFGFIRYILPGTSAEKAGLERGTIFTEVDGIALTEANYFDLLSRETFTIDIAYVENGALQLTDETATLSDDPYTMNPVFITKVLEIENRKIGYLMYNSFIANFDEELNAAFAELKSEGVTDLILDLRYNGGGSVNTATALASMITGQFEGKIFAKERWNEDYQNYYENFAPDRLINEFDSQLNSGESINSLNLNEVYILTTGSTASASELIINGLSPHINVVQIGGQTTGKFQASITLYDSPSFGKENRSEEHTYAMQPLVLKMANADGYTDFVDGLTPDIFIEEELGNLGILGDPEEPFLARAIDEILGRTSVRSKRFSTNSFNFKQIGESGMMKPNYQKMYIDKIPEIRE
- a CDS encoding RagB/SusD family nutrient uptake outer membrane protein, which produces MRYFNYKAIVLLISLGAVSIGCDSYLEEENNTSLSIETANTDPETFNQLVASVYERARETTTVYTSDLYYALEDLGTDIVTRNTPITGTSDLNDYVNFNSLNWAVGVYWANQYSVIAAANLAIDDAPLILDVPEDEKTKGLAEVKFFRAMAYFKLVENYGGVPLVLNAVTDISTDYPRNTEEEVYNQILMDLEEALAGVPESTEVYGRLTKDAVRHFMSKVLLTKGYKSFGDDNDFTQAAAYAETVINNHQLVSSFQSLVSIENQRNSEVIFSYLFGGNAVSRGWGNSKHMLYKFRFFDYPGLTRSVKGLGPMPTPFFYSLFSEEDERAAATYKRVLYATEEDVAEVNDTEVNIAVGDTAIYFPKTAWTQAEIDAVPYAVINPGTYFKNDGVTPVHYPMFRKFDDPTIPFTQPDQTSQGERDMVIMRSGEAYLFAAEAYLQLNDKSTAAERLNTIRSRAGLDSSLSSEDVDIDLILDERARELVGEVNRWMDLKRTGKLIERVLEHNPHAALNNAIQEKHLLRPIPQTEIDNTGGSITQNPGY
- a CDS encoding GumC family protein — its product is MNNNIKSNHQKKIGSEIKKYTKFWYWFILALIITLSGAYFYLKYSTPIYKATASIIIKNDASQGNSEAAYGINDASLFGLGSQKIESEVSILKSRHLMKKVVKALHLNISYAIEGRFRTIELYDDKPFTVKMLTYDPKKLNIYSNQFSITYLGNNEFKILDRKDLKEYRVKSNEPIDIGFSKIILTNPKSGGLNLPVDVNFNSMESVAANYGNKVALMQGENSSNVIRFELADAVPNRAKHVLDQLILEYNKDAIEDKNLIAENTASFINERLMIINTELDSVETGKVEFKKENRLTDLSSESEMFVQNASEYSKRKQEIGTQLELVNTILQFLASTDNDDLIPANLGLEANAVNQQISEYNTSILDRNRLLNSSTEKNPMVKRINDNIVQIKYNIIQSLKQSRSSLQISLHDLRRQSYNINSKISEIPLQEKQNRGIERQQKIKESLYLYLLQKREENTLALAVTEPKAKVVDEAYSTGIPVAPNPRSIFLGSILLGLLVPFSIIFASQTLDGKVRSKQDLQEYLSAEIPLIAEIPTLGRLKKNFLIQRKDRSVLAESFRILMTNLNAYLKKTFDNQNSKVILLTSSSKGEGKTFTTINLGITLANSKKRVLIIGADLRNPQLQRYTDDPKNFIGLSEYLSDNATVDDIVRKPSFHQDLDIIYSGSIPHNPVEILREDKLRTLFDHVRATYDFILVDTAPLMLVADTAILSEFSDLTLYLIKAGSTKKESLDFIQDANDGTLQNICCVLNCVQFANLRYGNKYGYGYGEKRRKVTPEIKKETANMIS